A window of Patagioenas fasciata isolate bPatFas1 chromosome 5, bPatFas1.hap1, whole genome shotgun sequence contains these coding sequences:
- the FBXO34 gene encoding F-box only protein 34 yields MKSSCRAGLHREPLNSTSSTFHQVKRVSGMHLKPYLKLQKKERSPEISQESLRAPPASHQRPAQEDKYTTNCTKLSVFPKPSLVTPSRKLLGIIYPNTMCNMNGKGPADGLSTREKKNALSATIHQGEEGEGPLDVWAVVKPGNTKEKIAFFAAQQCGSSNRLGSMKIKSTWDIDGRTAKRRKKSGDLKKAKIQLERMREANARCSQPEPFACGIEHCSVHYGNDHGEGVFPGRSLSVVEMVAFLEQRASALLVDCAKTCAPAPATRLSAAPKATFPASDPFSNAEACEVPAERGPCGEQQSEPVRVLDMVAKLESECLRRQSEREAGSLSRNNSFRRNVGRVLLANGTQPDGDVGKVSPGVLAPGEGLEGAGEAEGGYGGRCGALGDTELWDGAASARQPFSSGLDAQMGNVNSGLAHAVLTITSGRSDAETRIEPPGPVPPAAAGRPADSLCGKNATVDCTSKEPVIFPKQSLHPARKEPLCISISVTKTEKGRRKEKLCNSSPGDEALPGRLFFLRADQPAAHEQQPPRESAQEKPEVAQNEDEDALASDRSSVRNSVPTEPSALSAPPAEGALQVLDPSCLKKQVSHDFLETRFKIQQLLEPQQYMAFLPHHIIVKIFGLLPTRSLVALKCTCYYFKFIIEYYNIRPADSRWVRDPRYREDPCKQCKKKYVKGDVSLCRWHPKPYCQALPYGPGYWMCCHRSQKGIPGCKLGLHDNHWVPACHSFNRAIHKKSRGAGAEVEEEY; encoded by the exons ATGAAGAGTTCCTGCAGAGCTGGTCTCCACAGGGAACCGCTGAATTCCACGTCCTCCACCTTCCATCAAGTCAAACG GGTTTCTGGTATGCACTTAAAGCCATATCTCAAGTTACAGAAGAAAGAGCGATCTCCAGAAATTAGCCAGGAGTCCCTGAGAGCCCCACCTGCGAGCCATCAGAGACCAGCGCAAGAAGACAAATACACCACCAACTGCACCAAACTGAGCGTTTTCCCAAAACCCTCCCTCGTGACTCCATCTCGCAAGCTTCTGGGGATTATTTATCCAAATACTATGTGCAATATGAACGGGAAAGGTCCAGCGGATGGTCTGAGCACCAGGGAAAAGAAGAACGCGCTGTCCGCGACGATTCACCAgggagaagaaggggaagggCCGCTGGACGTGTGGGCTGTGGTGAAGCCCGGCAATACGAAGGAGAAGATCGCGTTCTTCGCTGCCCAGCAGTGCGGCAGCAGCAACCGCCTGGGCTCCATGAAAATCAAAAGCACGTGGGACATCGACGGGAGAACGGCGAAACGCAGGAAAAAATCCGGCGATCTTAAAAAGGCCAAAATCCAACTGGAAAGAATGAGGGAGGCGAACGCCAGGTGCTCCCAGCCCGAGCCGTTCGCCTGTGGCATTGAGCACTGTTCGGTGCATTACGGGAACGACCACGGCGAGGGCGTCTTCCCCGGCCGGTCCCTCTCGGTGGTGGAGATGGTGGCGTTTCTGGAGCAGCGAGCGAGCGCTTTGCTGGTGGACTGCGCTAAAACCTGCGCTCCCGCTCCCGCCACGAGGCTCAGCGCTGCGCCCAAAGCCACGTTCCCTGCCTCAGACCCTTTCTCCAACGCCGAGGCGTGCGAGGTGCCGGCGGAGAGGGGGCCGTGCGGCGAGCAGCAGAGCGAGCCCGTGCGGGTGCTGGACATGGTGGCCAAGCTGGAGTCGGAGTGTTTGAGGCGCCAGAGCGAGCGGGAGGCCGGGAGCCTCTCGCGGAACAACAGCTTCCGCCGAAACGTCGGCAGGGTGCTCCTGGCCAACGGCACCCAGCCCGACGGAGATGTGGGGAAGGTGTCCCCGGGGGTCTTGGCTCCGGGGGAAGGTTTGGAGGGCGCCGGGGAAGCCGAGGGTGGGTATGGGGGACGGTGCGGCGCTCTGGGTGACACAGAGTTGTGGGATGGTGCTGCCTCTGCTCGGCAGCCGTTTTCTTCTGGGCTGGACGCTCAGATGGGGAATGTGAATTCGGGACTGGCTCACGCGGTGTTGACGATAACCAGCGGCAGGAGCGATGCTGAGACGCGAATCGAGCCCCCCGGACCTGTGCCTCCTGCTGCCGCCGGCCGCCCGGCGGATTCCTTGTGCGGCAAGAACGCGACTGTCGATTGTACGTCGAAAGAGCCTGTGATTTTCCCAAAGCAAAGCCTGCACCCCGCGAGGAAAGAGCCCTTATGCATCAGTATATCGGTCACCAAGACGGAGAAAGGGCGCAGGAAAGAGAAGCTGTGTAACTCCAGTCCCGGTGACGAGGCGCTCCCGGGGAGGCTGTTTTTCCTGCGTGCCGACCAGCCCGCCGCTCACGAGCAACAACCGCCACGGGAAAGCGCCCAAGAAAAGCCAGAAGTAGCCCAAAATGAGGATGAGGATGCTTTGGCATCTGACAGATCATCTGTCAGAAACAGCGTCCCCACAGAGCCATCCGCCCTCTCTGCTCCTCCCGCAGAAGGGGCTTTGCAAGTACTTGATCCTTCCTGCTTGAAAAAGCAGGTTTCGCATGACTTTCTGGAGACCCGGTTTAAAATCCAGCAGCTTTTGGAGCCTCAGCAGTACATGGCCTTTTTGCCTCACCACATCATAGTGAAGATCTTTGGTTTGCTTCCCACCAGGAGCCTGGTCGCCCTAAAATGCACTTGCTACTACTTCAAATTCATCATCGAATATTACAACATCAGGCCAGCGGATTCGCGCTGGGTCCGCGATCCCCGGTACAGAGAAGACCCGTGcaagcagtgcaagaagaaatACGTGAAAGGGGACGTATCGCTGTGCCGGTGGCATCCCAAACCCTATTGCCAAGCGTTACCCTACGGGCCTGGCTACTGGATGTGCTGTCACCGCTCTCAGAAGGGCATCCCGGGCTGTAAGTTGGGCCTTCATGACAATCATTGGGTTCCCGCTTGTCACAGCTTTAATCGCGCCATTCATAAGAAAAGCAGAGGAGCGGGAGCCGAAGTGGAAGAGGAATATTAG